The following proteins come from a genomic window of Metarhizium brunneum chromosome 2, complete sequence:
- the apdG_0 gene encoding Acyl-CoA dehydrogenase apdG, producing the protein MSKVFSTSDVASHNKGDDMYIIVDGDVYDITKFQDDHPGGKKILQRVAGKDASKIFWKYHNEGILKKYKGKLQVGSLDSKPKPEPKAEPKPAAASAPKKAASPSSSNEQSEPLEPFGALIPFADPSWYQGNFSPYFNETHAALRAEVREWMENEIEPNVTEWDEAKRVPEEIYKEMGRRGYLGGLLGVNYPTEYVPNGVKSVPTENWDLFHEMLLTDELSRAGSGGFVWNLIGGFGIGCPPIMKFGSQALKDRIMPGILAGDKRVCLAITEPDAGSDVANLTCEARLSEDGKHFIVNGEKKWITNGIWADYFTTAVRTGGEGMNGVSLLLIERGPGVSTRRMDCQGVWSSGTTYITFEDVKVPVENLLGKKDKGFGVIMTNFNHERIGIIIQCLRFSRVCFEESVKYANKRRTFGKKLIEHPVIRMKLAHMARQIEASYNWLENMIYQCQKMGEHEAMLRLGGPIAGLKAQSTVTFEFCAREASQIFGGLSYSRGGQGGKVERLYRDVRAYAIPGGSEEIMLDLSMRQSLKVAQIMGMKL; encoded by the exons atgtccaaggtcTTTTCGACGAGCGACGTTGCGTCGCACAACAAGGGGGATGACATGTATATTATTGTCGATGGGGATGTGTATGATATCACCAAGTTCCAGGATGACCATCCCG GCGGCAAGAAGATTCTCCAGCGAGTCGCTGGCAAGGACGCCTCCAAAATCTTCTGGAAATACCACAACGAGGGCATCCTGAAAAAGTACAAGGGCAAGCTGCAGGTCGGCTCGCTCGACAGCAAGCCCAAGCCTGAGCCCAAGGCCGAGCCCAAGCCTGCCGCCGCATCCGCTCCTAAGAAGGCCGCCAgccccagctccagcaaTGAGCAGTCTGAGCCTCTGGAGCCCTTCGGAGCCCTGATCCCCTTTGCCGATCCTTCGTGGTACCAGGGCAACTTCTCGCCATACTTCAACGAGACTCACGCCGCTCTGCGTGCCGAAGTCCGCGAGTGGATGGAGAACGAGATTGAACCTAACGTCACTGAGTGGGACGAGGCTAAGCGCGTCCCCGAGGAGATCTACAAGGAGATGGGCCGCCGTGGCTATCTTGGGGGTCTCTTGGGGGTCAATTACCCTACCGAGTATGTCCCTAATGGTGTCAAGTCGGTCCCCACGGAAAACTGGGATCTCTTCCACGAGATGCTGTTGACCGACGAGCTGTCGCGTGCCGGCTCCGGTGGTTTCGTCTGGAACTTAATTGGTGGTTTCGGTATTGGCTGTCCTCCCATCATGAAGTTTGGTTCTCAGGCCCTCAAGGACCGCATCATGCCTGGTATTCTCGCCGGTGATAAGCGCGTCTGCCTGGCCATTACGGAGCCAGATGCTGGTAGTGATGTTGCCAACCTGACTTGCGAGGCTAGGCTCAGCGAAGACGGCAAGCACTTCATTGTCAATGGCGAGAAGAAGTGGATTACCAACGGTATCTGGGCTGACTACTTCACCACTGCCGTGCGAACCGGCGGTGAAGGCATGAACGGCGTCAGTCTGCTGCTCATCGAGCGCGGCCCCGGTGTCAGCACCCGTCGCATGGACTGCCAGGGTGTCTGGTCTTCCGGAACCACCTACATCACCTTTGAGGATGTCAAGGTCCCAGTTGAGAACCTGCTcggcaagaaggacaagggaTTCGGTGTCATCATGACCAACTTCAACCACGAGCGCATCGGCATCATTATCCAGTGCCTTCGTTTCTCACGTGTTTGCTTCGAAGAGTCAGTCAAGTACGCCAACAAGCGTCGCACTTTTGGCAAGAAGCTCATTGAGCACCCTGTCATCCGTATGAAGCTCGCACACATGGCTCGCCAGATTGAGGCTTCCTACAACTGGCTTGAGAACATGATTTACCAGTGCCAGAAGATGGGTGAGCACGAAGCCATGTTGCGTCTTGGCGGCCCCATTGCCGGCCTCAAGGCCCAATCTACCGTCACCTTTGAGTTCTGTGCCCGTGAGGCCTCGCAGATCTTTGGTGGTCTTTCGTACTCGCGAGGTGGACAAGGTGGCAAGGTGGAGAGATTGTATAGGGATGTCAGAGCGTATGCTATCCCTGGCGGTAGTGAGGAGATTATGCTGGATCTTAGCATGAGGCAGTCTCTGAAGGTTGCTCAAATTATGGGTATGAAGTTATAG
- the FEN1 gene encoding Flap endonuclease 1, whose amino-acid sequence MGIKQLFQIIKEEAPEAIKEGEIKNHFGRKVAIDASMSIYSFLIAVRSDGQQLMNDSGETTSHLMGMFYRTLRMVDNGIKPLYVFDGAPPKLKSGELAKRFQRKQEATEGLEEAKETGTAEDVEKFSRRTVRVTREHNAECQRLLKLMGIPFIIAPTEAEAQCAVLARAGKVYAAASEDMDTLCFNTPILLRHLTFSEQRKEPIQEIHLDKVLEGLNMERSQFVDLCILLGCDYLDPVPKVGPTTALKLIREHGTLENVVDAIEKDSKKKYTLPEDWPYKDARDLFFEPDVRKADDPLCDFKWDKPDVEGLVTFLVTEKGFSEDRVRGAAARLEKNLKTSQQARLEGFFKPIPKTDAEKAAHKRKLDEKNEEKKKKLKQDKKDKAAQKAKPRGTA is encoded by the exons ATGGGTATCAAGCAGCTCTTCCAGATCATCAAGGAGGAAGCTCCTGAAGCCATCAAGGAGGGAGAAATCAAAAACCACTTTGGTCGAAAAGTAGCTATT GATGCTTCGATGAGCATATACAGTTTCCTTATTGCCGTGCGCTCTGATGGACAACAGCTCATGAACGACAGCGGCGAGACGACGTCCCACCTAATGGGAATGTTTTACCGCACACTGCGAATGGtcgacaacggcatcaagccGCTCTACGTGTTTGACGGTGCCCCGCCAAAGCTCAAGTCTGGCGAGTTGGCAAAGCGATTTCAGCGCAAGCAGGAGGCTACAGAGGGCTTGGAGGAAGCCAAGGAGACGGGCACGGCCGAGGATGTAGAGAAATTTTCGAGGCGGACTGTGCGCGTGACGAGGGAGCACAATGCCGAGTGCCAGCGACTGTTGAAGCTCATGGGTATTCCTTTCATCATCGCGCCAACGGAAGCCGAGGCGCAATGTGCGGTTTTGGCGAGGGCTGGCAAGGTGTATGCCGCAGCTAGCGAGGACATGGATACGCTGTGCTTCAACACTCCGATCTTGTTGAGGCATCTTACTTTTAGTGAGCAGCGAAAGGAACCTATTCAGGAGATTCATCTTGACAAGGTTCTCGAGGGATTAAACATGGAGAGATCTCAG TTTGTCGACTTGTGTATTCTCCTCGGTTGCGACTACCTTGATCCGGTTCCTAAAGTCGGCCCTACAACAGCCTTGAAGCTCATTCGCGAGCATGGAACGCTTGAAAACGTTGTGGATGCTATTGAGAAGGACTCGAAGAAGAAGTACACACTGCCCGAAGACTGGCCTTACAAGGACGCACGAGACTTGTTCTTCGAACCCGACGTTCGAAAAGCAGATGATCCGTTGTGCGATTTCAAGTGGGATAAGCCTGATGTCGAGGGACTCGTTACATTTCTTGTCACAGAGAAGGGGTTTTCTGAGGACAGAGTTCGCGGTGCGGCTGCTCGGCTGGAGAAGAATCTCAAGACATCACAACAGGCGCGACTGGAGGGCTTTTTCAAGCCGATTCCCAAGACGGATGCGGAAAAGGCTGCCCACAAGAGGAAACTGGACGAGAAGaacgaggagaagaagaagaagctgaagcaggacaagaaggacaaggcgGCCCAAAAAGCAAAGCCTCGAGGAACGGCTTAA
- the NUP37 gene encoding Nucleoporin NUP37, protein MTSFTTPRIRRTGQNTQFTHNLSRRVNDLQTYPIQSPQGATILLYGHENGVTIIWRGGRRLKRQKKSPEPEKKQNGTSDDAVMVIDSDDEHPPAKAQTVHKFEDKPEFESENEEVPYPEIVQTLDLTLGTAVLHVAVMSMAPYNPQDRQNATGALLSDRMVFAVSCVTNDVYVITLPLTPPSFESKAREELRAGLLAGQAGSGAWGESLVLLSGQRRYSDGLAISLVQPKSSDPDSKAPRAVVASCSRQASGTLALWDVPLDPKARPERAIEPFQTEYLPQPLSSISFNPSHPTQLLTVSPYQAARVYDFAVSSVPPDPEAIGPFPPQGSWLLSLYQPFARPTASRKPILDAAWISHGRAIFALLADGMWGVWDVDGVRSSSGSAAMSSKLASGLKGAALTTFSISGYIEGTGSLRSVATQQKENHTGEFAPMTPHTRRQATASLSSTTTFDRLAAVRGGIRTIALPPKGKALQEESLILWVGGLEHVCVIPILSKFWDSQLRKGSGGGVNLFSGAQPTRMVKLADLSTGLLGERCCGVGLVVASLKSGTSPEEDGGLPVDVLIQGESRLVIVRQGEDGPGKKIAKMADSRRRRLFSEGERSDAIIVHGNPERTTSLSFNLSTSKPGTLRRKSSQSKNDDSTGQFGVSDDTLQLPNRSRVGFDFMNDLSAAADVKTDVTARNVEAEMLDIMEIDQVLDNMRDSRGSRRKKVFFEED, encoded by the exons ATGACTTCATTTACGACTCCTCGTATTCGTCGAACGGGACAAAATACGCAGTTTAC ACATAATCTATCACGACGCGTAAATGATTTGCAAACATATCCGATCCAATCACCCCAGGGAGCCACAATCCTGCTCTATGGCCACGAAAATGGCGTAACCATCATTTGGCGGGGTGGACGAAGACTAAAGCGCCAAAAGAAGAGTCCCGAACCcgaaaaaaagcaaaatgGAACCTCTGATGATGCCGTCATGGTTATCGACTCTGACGACGAGCACCCACCTGCCAAGGCTCAAACCGTGCACAAGTTTGAGGATAAACCCGAGTTTGAGAGTGAAAACGAAGAAGTACCGTATCCGGAAATCGTGCAAACCTTGGACTTGACGCTGGGGACAGCCGTGTTGCATGTGGCTGTCATGTCGATGGCGCCTTACAACCCTCAAGATCGACAAAATGCGACAGGGGCATTGCTGTCGGACAGGATGGTGTTTGCAGTTTCATGTGTGACGAATGATGTCTATGTTATTACTCTTCCTCTGACACCGCCGTCCTTTGAGAGTAAAGCGAGAGAGGAGCTTCGGGCGGGTCTGTTGGCCGGACAAGCTGGCTCCGGAGCTTGGGGAGAGTCTCTGGTTTTGCTGAGTGGCCAGAGGAGGTACAGCGATGGGCTAGCTATCAGCTTGGTCCAGCCGAAGTCCTCAGATCCTGATAGCAAGGCGCCTAGGGCCGTGGTTGCGTCGTGCTCTCGCCAGGCATCTGGGACTCTAGCGCTCTGGGACGTGCCGTTGGACCCAAAGGCAAGGCCTGAACGAGCAATCGAGCCCTTTCAGACCGAATATCTTCCCCAGCCGCTCTCCAGCATCTCATTCAACCCGTCACACCCCACACAGCTGCTGACCGTCTCTCCGTATCAGGCCGCGAGGGTATATGACTTCGCTGTGTCCTCTGTTCCTCCCGACCCAGAAGCTATTGGGCCTTTCCCACCACAAGGCTCATGGCTGCTCTCATTGTATCAGCCGTTTGCTCGACCAACTGCTTCCAGGAAACCAATTCTGGATGCGGCGTGGATATCACATGGCAGAGCCATCTTCGCACTTCTTGCAGATGGTATGTGGGGAGTTTGGGACGTCGATGGAGTTAGGTCGTCTTCCGGAAGCGCAGCCATGTCAAGCAAACTAGCAAGTGGCCTGAAAGGCGCTGCTCTAACGACCTTTAGTATTTCAGGCTACATCGAAGGAACTGGCTCACTGCGGAGTGTCGCAACTCAGCAAAAGGAAAACCACACTGGAGAATTTGCGCCAATGACTCCTCACACTCGTCGCCAGGCTACTGCTTCCTTAAGCTCCACTACCACATTTGACCGTTTGGCGGCAGTTCGGGGTGGCATAAGGACGATTGCCCTGCCACCTAAAGGAAAGGCCTTGCAGGAGGAGAGTCTAATATTGTGGGTGGGCGGCCTGGAGCACGTCTGTGTTATTCCAATACTATCGAAATTCTGGGACTCACAACTCCGAAAAGGTTCTGGCGGCGGTGTAAACCTATTTAGTGGAGCACAGCCGACGAGAATGGTGAAACTAGCAGACCTCTCTACTGGACTGTTGGGAGAGAGATGTTGCGGCGTGGGCCTGGTTGTGGCGTCTTTGAAATCTGGGACATCACCGGAAGAAGATGGCGGTTTGCCTGTGGATGTTCTGATTCAAGGCGAGTCTCGACTGGTTATTGTTCGTCAGGGAGAGGACGGACCAGGGAAGAAAATCGCCAAAATGGCTGATAGCCGGAGAAGACGGCTATTCTCGGAAGGAGAGAGATCAGACGCCATCATCGTTCACGGTAACCCGGAGAGAACCACAAGCTTATCATTTAACCTCAGCACCTCGAAACCTGGAACTTTGAGACGCAAGTCTTCGCAAAGCAAGAATGACGATTCTACTGGACAGTTTGGAGTCTCGGATGATACATTGCAGCTACCAAACCGCTCCCGCGTAGGCTTTGACTTTATGAACGACCTGAGTGCGGCTGCAGACGTCAAAACCGATGTCACCGCCCGAAATGTGGAAGCCGAGATGCTTGACATTATGGAGATTGATCAAGTGCTGGACAACATGAGGGATAGCCGGGGAAGCAGACGGAAGAAGGTGTTCTTCGAAGAAGACTGA
- the DHH1 gene encoding ATP-dependent RNA helicase DHH1, producing the protein MTDQLVDQLRSTQISDGIPVQTDDWKKNLKLPAKDNRQQTEDVTKTKGLEFENFALKRDLLMGIFEAGFEKPSPIQEEAIPVALTGRDILARAKNGTGKTAAFVIPALERINPKVSKIQCLILVPTRELAMQTSQVCKTLGKHLGINVMVTTGGTGLRDDILRLQEPVHIVVGTPGRILDLAGKSVADLSECPMFIMDEADKLLSIEFTPVIEQLLQFHPKDRQVMLFSATFPLSVKDFSDKNMVSPYEINLMDELTLRGITQYYAFVEEKQKVHCLNTLFSKLQINQSIIFCNSTNRVELLAKKITELGYSCFYSHARMQQQARNRVFHDFRNGVCRNLVCSDLLTRGIDIQAVNVVINFDFPKNAETYLHRIGRSGRYGHLGLAINLINWDDRFNLYNIERDLGTEIQPIPPSIDKSLYVYENPESIPRPISNLPRNAQQQQPGSSQHPVAHQPQSNWQNQNGQHNNHYGRGRGRGRGYRGRGSAAAGGRGRGPPREVQS; encoded by the exons atGACCGATCAGCTGGTAGACCAGCTGCGAAGCACACAAATTAG CGATGGTATCCCTGTACAGACGGATGATTGGAAAAAGAACTTGAAGCTCCCTGCCAAGGATAACAGACAACAAACAGAG GATGTTACGAAAACGAAAGGACTGGAATTCGAAAACTTTGCGTTAAAGCGCGACCTGCTCATGGGCATTTTCGAAGCTGGATTCGAGAAGCCTTCACCtattcaagaagaagccatccCCGTTGCCCTGACCGGCCGGGACATTCTGGCCAGAGCAAAGAACGGTACTGGCAAAACCGCCGCCTTCGTCATTCCCGCCTTGGAGCGCATCAACCCCAAGGTCTCCAAGATTCAATGTCTCATACTCGTTCCCACCCGCGAGCTTGCCATGCAAACGTCACAGGTTTGCAAGACTCTCGGCAAGCATTTGGGCATCAACGTCATGGTCACCACCGGCGGTACCGGTCTGCGTGATGATATCCTGCGTCTGCAGGAGCCTGTCCACATAGTTGTTGGCACTCCTGGGCGTATCCTCGATTTGGCAGGAAAGAGTGTTGCCGATCTGAGCGAATGCCCCATGTTCATcatggacgaggccgacAAGCTTCTATCCATTGAATTCACCCCCGTCATCGAGCAGCTCCTGCAGTTTCACCCCAAGGACCGCCAGGTCATGCTGTTTTCCGCCACTTTCCCCCTGTCCGTCAAGGACTTCTCTGATAAGAACATGGTCTCCCCTTACGAAATCAACCTTATGGACGAACTCACCCTTCGCGGTATCACCCAGTACTATGCCTTtgtggaggagaagcagaaggtCCACTGCCTGAACActctcttctccaagctTCAGATCAACCagtccatcatcttctgcaaCTCGACCAACCGTGTCGAACTGCTCGCCAAAAAAATCACCGAATTGGGCTACTCCTGTTTCTATAGTCATGCTAGgatgcagcagcaggcccGTAATCGCGTCTTCCATGATTTCCGCAACGGCGTTTGCCGAAACCTTGTCTGCTCCGATCTCCTCACCCGCGGTATCGACATCCAGGctgtcaatgtcgtcatcaACTTCGATTTTCCCAAGAACGCTGAAACGTACCTTCACCGAATTGGTCGATCCGGCCGTTATGGTCATCTTGGTTTGGCTATTAACCTTATCAACTGGGACGATCGCTTCAATCTATACAACATTGAGAGAGACTTGGGCACCGAAATTCAGCCCATCCCCCCCAGCATTGACAAGAGCCTCTACGTTTACGAGAATCCTGAGTCTATTCCTCGGCCCATTTCCAATCTTCCTAGGAACgcgcaacaacagcaaccagGTTCTTCCCAACACCCCGTCGCTCACCAGCCGCAGAGCAACTGGCAGAACCAGAACGGCCAACACAATAACCACTACGGTCGTGGGCGCGGACGAGGACGCGGATACCGAGGGCGAGGcagtgccgccgccggcggtcGGGGTCGCGGCCCGCCTCGCGAAGTTCAATCATAA